From Brassica oleracea var. oleracea cultivar TO1000 chromosome C3, BOL, whole genome shotgun sequence, a single genomic window includes:
- the LOC106330638 gene encoding uncharacterized protein LOC106330638 → MLSLGGKEVLLKSIATALPVYAMSCFRLTKHHCQKIMSAMSAFWWNESGDKKKIHWIAWDKLCESKANGGLGFRDVEDFNQALLAKQAWKLMNEPNCLLAKIFKGRYYAKTSFLDAGKGNRPSYAWRSIVFGRELLRKGLLKSIGKGLSSYVWVDKWIMDGEPRRPFSKQILFDVNLKALELIDQNGQWRVEMLHDLFPENEVKRILSLQIGGREDKFIWAYTKHGAYSVKSGYWLLANKEAESISNRTALEQQVLNLKCRELWQLSLCPKPAQGFSVTLEENLAFLFDAMDSHLFDAMDSQGHGAVCVRSLPWLLLNVWKNRNSILYAATQKSPTFWVSNVEEEAKIWEKVNKKAQNMKVQDSMLGDREFWCSPSPGVVKCNVHINWRNGVLQSGGAWIARDHTGNVLFHGHDAFTSSPSRLIAELRGIIWVLRSARDLHFESICIASDHEDTIEAIFSPSLWPRYRSLLEQVAALCIPFASASFEAEKIGNNLIARDIAKSVLRDGRLQSYLALGGPAWLHQRIIREASRQD, encoded by the exons ATGCTTTCTCTTGGGGGAAAGGAGGTACTCCTTAAGTCGATTGCAACGGCTCTCCCAGTGTATGCGATGTCCTGTTTTAGACTCACTAAACACCATTGCCAAAAGATCATGAGTGCAATGTCTGCTTTCTGGTGGAATGAGAGTGGTGATAAGAAGAAAATCCATTGGATTGCATGGGATAAACTCTGCGAATCAAAGGCGAATGGAGGTCTTGGGTTCAGGGATGTTGAAGATTTTAATCAGGCTCTGTTGGCTAAACAAGCTTGGAAGCTAATGAATGAACCTAACTGCTTGCTCGCAAAGATCTTCAAAGGGCGCTACTATGCAAAGACAAGTTTCCTAGATGCAGGAAAAGGTAACAGACCTTCCTATGCCTGGAGAAGCATAGTCTTTGGGAGGGAGCTACTACGTAAAGGACTTCTCAAGTCTATTGGTAAGGGACTAAGCTCGTACGTGTGGGTGGATAAATGGATCATGGATGGCGAGCCTCGCAGACCCTTTTCCAAGCAAATCCTTTTTGATGTGAACCTCAAAGCCTTGGAGTTAATCGATCAGAATGGACAGTGGAGAGTGGAGATGTTACATGATCTATTCCCAGAGAATGAGGTCAAGCGAATTCTTTCTCTTCAGATAGGGGGCAGAGAGGATAAATTCATATGGGCATACACAAAGCATGGAGCCTATTCTGTGAAGAGTGGTTATTGGCTACTAGCGAACAAAGAGGCAGAAAGCATTTCAAATAGGACGGCTCTGGAACAACAAGTGCTAAACTTAAAGTGTCGG GAACTATGGCAACTGTCGCTCTGCCCTAAACCAGCGCAAGGTTTCAGCGTAACCTTAGAAGAGAACTTGGCTTTCCTCTTCGACGCCATGGATAGCCACCTCTTCGACGCCATGGATAGCCAGGGGCATGGAGCAGTGTGTGTTCGGTCCCTCCCTTGGCTGTTGTTGAACGTGTGGAAGAACAGAAACTCGATCTTATATGCAGCGACACAGAAATCTCCTACATTTTGGGTGAGTAATGTTGAGGAAGAGGCAAAAATCTGGGAGAAGGTTAATAAAAAAGCCCAAAACATGAAGGTGCAGGATTCTATGTTAGGAGATCGTGAGTTTTGGTGCTCCCCTTCACCAGGAGTGGTTAAATGTAACGTCCATATTAATTGGAGAAATGGAGTGTTGCAGAGTGGGGGAGCTTGGATTGCAAGAGACCATACTGGTAACGTCTTATTTCATGGTCATGACGCGTTTACTTCATCCCCAAGTCGTCTGATTGCTGAATTGAGGGGTATAATTTGGGTTCTCCGCAGCGCGAGAGATCTTCATTTTGAGTCAATATGCATAGCTTCAGATCACGAAGACACTATTGAAGCGATCTTTTCTCCTTCTTTATGGCCACGATATAGGTCCTTGTTGGAGCAGGTTGCAGCTCTTTGCATTCCTTTTGCTTCTGCCTCATTTGAAGCTGAGAAAATCGGTAATAATTTGATAGCTCGTGATATCGCGAAGAGTGTTCTGCGAGATGGGCGTCTGCAGTCTTACCTTGCCCTAGGCGGACCAGCATGGCTTCATCAACGCATAATCCGAGAAGCATCTAGACAAGACTAA
- the LOC106329146 gene encoding protein DCL, chloroplastic, with the protein MTSLLLLRTLPLLRNGFLNYRHQFSIASAGFHSHRRRLLCSLADKPQFREDDSPMPAMSSTAPVDDNWRYEDPDYRKWKNLEAEILGDIEPIALLAKDVLHSDRYLDGERLDFEDEKIIMEKLLAFHPYAKDKIGCGLDFIMVDRHPQFRHSRCLFVVRTDGGWIDFSYQKCLRAYVRDRYPSHAERFIREHFKRASS; encoded by the exons ATGACCTCGCTACTCCTCCTAAGAACACTCCCGCTCCTCCGCAACGGTTTTCTCAACTACCGTCATCAGTTCAGCATCGCATCGGCGGGTTTCCACTCTCACCGGCGCCGTCTGCTGTGTTCTCTTGCTGATAAACCGCAGTTTCGCGAGGATGATTCTCCCATGCCGGCCATGAGCTCGACGGCGCCTGTTGATGATAATTGGCGTTATGAAGATCCTGATTATCGGAAGTGGAAGAACCTTGAGGCCGAGATACTTGGAGATATCGAACCTATAGCTCTTCTCGCCAAAGATGTTCTTCACTCCGATAG ATATTTGGATGGAGAACGCTTGGACTTTGAGGATGAGAAAATTATCATGGAAAAACTTCTTGCTTTTCACCCCTACGCCAAAGATAAAATTGGCTGCGGTCTTGATTTTATAATG GTTGATAGGCATCCTCAGTTCAGGCACTCGAGGTGCCTGTTTGTTGTGAGAACGGATGGTGGATGGATAGATTTCTCCTACCAGAAGTGCCTTCGAGCCTATGTTCGAGATAGATACCCGTCTCACGCCGAGAGATTTATTCGTGAACATTTTAAGCGCGCTAGTAGCTAA
- the LOC106330639 gene encoding uncharacterized protein LOC106330639, with amino-acid sequence MGRAKFRESERDAGECRLFVENLQGAALECMSQGEDEPLRDFIKRFKIVMARVSGIRDKVAIDALRKTLWYKSKFRKWITLDKPHTIQDAFQKAKDYIIIEEETKDPGSDQKRKRRNPCNDKNVHHGVEETQGAHNYTISSGPEQGWTTGNTWTRNPNYDENAFCDFHQARDHLTINCKVLGTMLAKKLLAGELAEVSSVKDLVRDSDRPPRNDKAPQTENSIQGNQSGEKRGRRQDEKGNDNSHRLVNMIIGGSQYCSDTISASKLMSTRLRRAQIR; translated from the exons ATGGGGAGAGCCAAATTCAGAGAAAGCGAAAGAGATGCCGGCGAATGCCGCCTCTTCGTCGAAAACCTCCAAGGAGCAGCACTCGAATG CATGTCCCAGGGAGAGGACGAACCTCTCCGCGACTTCATAAAACGGTTTAAGATTGTCATGGCTAGAGTCAGCGGAATAAGAGACAAAGTAGCAATAGACGCACTCCGAAAGACGCTCTGGTACAAGTCAAAATTTAGGAAGTGGATAACCTTGGATAAGCCGCATACGATTCAGGATGCGTTCCAGAAAGCCAAGGACTACATAATCATTGAAGAAGAGACGAAA GATCCCGGGTCGGATCAGAAACGTAAAAGAAGAAACCCTTGTAACGACAAAAACGTCCATCATGGGGTGGAAGAGACCCAGGGAGCGCATAACTACACCATCAGCTCCGGACCGGAGCAAGGCTGGACGACGGGTAATACATGGACCCGTAATCCAAATTACGACGAGAATGCCTTCTGCGACTTTCACCAGGCCCGCGACCACTTGACCATAAACTGCAAGGTCCTTGGTACCATGTTGGCCAAAAAGCTGCTCGCGGGAGAACTCGCCGAAGTATCTAGCGTAAAAGACCTCGTCCGTGATTCAGACCGCCCTCCGAGAAACGATAAGGCCCCTCAAACAGAGAACTCTATCCAAGGGAACCAATCGGGAGAAAAGCGCGGGAGAAGACAGGACGAGAAGGGCAACGACAATAGTCACCGCTTGGTCAACATGATCATCGGAGGATCGCAGTACTGCAGCGATACCATCTCTGCATCAAAGCTTATGAGCACAAGGCTGAGACGAGCGCAAATTCGCTAA